One window from the genome of Brachyspira sp. SAP_772 encodes:
- the rpmJ gene encoding 50S ribosomal protein L36, with product MKVKSSVKKRCNDCQIVRRKGVVRVICKKNPRHKQKQK from the coding sequence ATGAAAGTAAAAAGTTCGGTAAAAAAACGTTGTAATGACTGTCAAATAGTAAGAAGAAAAGGCGTAGTTAGAGTCATATGTAAGAAAAACCCAAGACATAAACAAAAACAGAAGTAA
- the secY gene encoding preprotein translocase subunit SecY — MFKSLTNIFRVPELRSRILFTVLAILVYRIGSHIPTPGIDPTALLGFLSSAQGGGGLLTIMDLFSGGALFRFSILALGIMPYISASIIMQLLGVVIPALERMQKEGESGRKKINQYVRYLTLGLCVVQSAAMASWIQSINEGAMIFMRPGLGFILLVVITATTGTMFLMWLGDQITERGLGNGISVIIFAGIVARIPAGFYDVIQKKDTDYLNSLVIVLFFIIFAIVIFCVVYEESGQRRIPVQYAKRVVGRKVFGAQSTHIPFKINPSGVIPIIFASALMAIPAQIASLTRGVQWRWLDALLRFFSYGSWAYIILYCLLVIMFAYVYTSVQFNPDDIAENLKKQGGFIPGYRPGTQTAEYLRTVLSRITIGGSLFLAAIAVFPDLMSKIPVFAPFKGTNNSLVYLMGGTSVMISVSVAVELLKQIESYLQMHNYDGILKKSKVRR, encoded by the coding sequence ATGTTTAAGTCATTAACTAATATATTTAGAGTACCAGAATTAAGAAGCAGGATACTGTTTACAGTTCTTGCTATTTTGGTATATAGAATAGGCAGTCATATTCCAACTCCAGGCATAGACCCAACTGCTCTTTTGGGCTTTTTATCATCAGCTCAAGGCGGCGGCGGTCTTTTAACTATTATGGACTTATTTTCTGGCGGTGCTTTATTTAGATTTTCTATATTAGCACTTGGAATTATGCCTTATATATCCGCTTCTATCATCATGCAGCTTTTAGGTGTTGTTATACCTGCACTTGAGAGAATGCAAAAAGAAGGTGAGAGCGGTCGTAAAAAAATTAACCAATATGTTAGATATCTAACACTTGGTCTTTGTGTGGTTCAATCTGCAGCTATGGCTAGCTGGATTCAAAGTATAAATGAAGGTGCTATGATATTTATGAGACCCGGTTTGGGTTTTATACTTCTCGTAGTAATTACAGCTACTACTGGTACCATGTTCTTAATGTGGCTAGGTGACCAAATTACAGAACGCGGCCTTGGTAATGGTATATCTGTAATAATATTTGCTGGTATTGTTGCTCGTATTCCTGCAGGATTCTATGATGTTATACAGAAAAAAGACACTGATTATCTAAACTCATTAGTAATAGTTCTTTTCTTTATAATATTTGCTATAGTAATATTCTGCGTAGTTTATGAAGAGAGCGGACAGAGAAGAATACCTGTTCAATATGCTAAGAGAGTTGTAGGAAGAAAGGTTTTTGGTGCACAATCAACTCATATACCTTTCAAAATTAACCCATCTGGAGTTATCCCTATAATATTTGCATCAGCTTTGATGGCTATTCCTGCACAGATTGCTAGTTTAACAAGAGGTGTTCAATGGAGATGGTTGGACGCTTTGCTTAGATTTTTCTCTTATGGAAGCTGGGCTTATATAATTCTTTATTGTCTTTTGGTTATTATGTTTGCCTATGTTTATACATCTGTACAATTTAATCCAGATGACATAGCAGAGAATCTTAAAAAACAAGGCGGATTTATCCCCGGTTACAGACCCGGCACACAAACTGCTGAATATTTAAGAACAGTATTAAGCAGAATAACAATAGGCGGTTCATTATTCTTGGCTGCTATTGCTGTGTTCCCAGATTTAATGTCTAAGATTCCTGTGTTTGCTCCTTTCAAAGGAACTAATAATTCTTTAGTTTATTTGATGGGCGGTACATCTGTAATGATTAGTGTAAGTGTTGCTGTTGAGTTATTAAAGCAAATAGAGTCTTACTTACAGATGCATAACTATGATGGTATATTGAAGAAGTCTAAGGTGAGAAGGTAA
- the infA gene encoding translation initiation factor IF-1, producing the protein MAEKENIEVEGTVVEPLPNATFRVELENGHKILAHISGKMRMNFIRILPGDKVTIEMSPYDLTKGRIIYRYK; encoded by the coding sequence ATGGCAGAAAAAGAAAATATAGAGGTAGAAGGTACAGTAGTAGAGCCTCTTCCTAATGCTACTTTTAGAGTAGAGTTAGAGAATGGTCATAAGATATTGGCACATATTTCTGGAAAGATGCGTATGAACTTTATTCGTATACTTCCCGGAGATAAAGTAACTATAGAAATGTCGCCCTACGATTTAACAAAGGGTAGAATAATTTATCGTTATAAGTAA
- the rplO gene encoding 50S ribosomal protein L15 yields the protein MAQENTKILRAPKGSSKNRHRVGRGQGSGWGCTAGRGDKGAQSRAGYSRRAGFEGGQMPLHRRIPKSGFTNAAFKKSVDIINVGDLDSLGSNEISREALVKLGYLSSTKDYIKLLSMGEVKSAITITVDLASKKAIEKIEKSGGKVIIHERKKYIREKK from the coding sequence ATACAAAAATATTAAGAGCTCCAAAAGGATCGAGCAAAAATCGTCATAGAGTAGGACGCGGACAAGGTTCTGGTTGGGGTTGTACTGCAGGAAGAGGTGATAAAGGTGCTCAGTCTCGTGCAGGTTACAGCAGAAGAGCTGGTTTTGAAGGCGGACAGATGCCTTTACATAGAAGAATTCCTAAAAGCGGTTTCACTAATGCTGCTTTCAAAAAGTCTGTAGATATTATCAATGTTGGTGATTTGGATTCTTTAGGTTCTAATGAAATATCTAGAGAGGCTTTAGTTAAATTAGGTTATTTGTCTTCTACTAAAGATTATATAAAACTTCTTTCAATGGGTGAAGTAAAAAGTGCTATCACTATTACCGTTGATCTTGCTAGCAAAAAAGCTATAGAAAAGATTGAGAAATCTGGCGGTAAAGTTATAATACATGAACGCAAAAAATATATTAGAGAAAAGAAGTAA